Genomic window (Rubidibacter lacunae KORDI 51-2):
AGTTGGCATGAAGCCAGATTGTCTAACGCGCTCGCACGGAGAATTTTACGGCTGATTTTGATGAGGTTGTTAATGCTGCAAGTGCCGGGCTTGGGCAATCCAGTCCTGCAACTCTGCCGGTGACGGACAGAGGTCGCGGCGGTGCATCGTGGCTACTTGCAGGCGCAGAATCTGTTGGTGTAAACGGCGAACGGGCGTTTGTGCGAGCTGCCCGACCGAGGCGATCCCGGCATGCAGCAACAAACCGCAGTACTGACAGCCGACACCGGGCAAGCGCGCGAGGTCGGCCATCGCCACCCATTTATCGATCTCCTGACGCGGCGCGCGTAAAGCGTGCGCCAGTTCTTGGCGGGCGGGTTGCGATCGCGTGCGGTGCAGCAGTTGCAGCGTCGTTTCGATCCCGCGGCGTTCGAGTTG
Coding sequences:
- a CDS encoding DUF4332 domain-containing protein, which gives rise to MALSHGKQTQSARQCGCDWAIERLPGLSAEYGRQLERRGIETTLQLLHRTRSQPARQELAHALRAPRQEIDKWVAMADLARLPGVGCQYCGLLLHAGIASVGQLAQTPVRRLHQQILRLQVATMHRRDLCPSPAELQDWIAQARHLQH